The proteins below are encoded in one region of Halorarum halophilum:
- a CDS encoding MBL fold metallo-hydrolase → MRLRHVKSSTVIVEDGDTSVLCDPWMLDGAFYGSWAHYPEPALEPEDVDVDYIYVSHIHPDHFHRETMQRLDTDTPVLIHDYASDFLRQNVERLGFEAIELPHDERTHLGGDLHINILGADDCDPEVCGNYFGCGWWMDSSSDRTTDGSTQIDSMGIFDNGESVLVNANDCRWPLSERACHVVNDRYGDIDMLLMQYSAANFYPQCMDDYTAAEKREAREEVIQEMYRDAEGFINTLEPRYVMPFAGDYTLSGALTDRNEYVASPSRKEAFEHFATSDTVEPDHSEPVLVNSGEWFDVETGEQSAPYTPVDPTRKLQYIQNELSEVTFPHEEDEMPTVEDFEELLDEAYEHFDEKRRGIEWESETTVLLELVDDTVAALSMEGDGWELISEFESRRIEEGYVRMNMDPRLLHRILRGPKYAHFNNAQIGSHIGFEKEPDIYERPLYYSMSFLHA, encoded by the coding sequence ATGCGACTCCGACATGTGAAGTCCTCGACCGTCATCGTCGAGGACGGCGACACGTCAGTGCTGTGTGACCCCTGGATGCTCGACGGCGCGTTCTACGGCTCCTGGGCCCACTACCCGGAGCCGGCGCTCGAACCCGAGGACGTCGACGTGGACTACATCTACGTCTCGCACATCCACCCGGACCACTTCCACCGCGAGACGATGCAGCGACTCGACACGGACACGCCGGTGCTCATCCACGACTACGCGAGCGACTTCCTCCGCCAGAACGTCGAGCGGCTGGGGTTCGAGGCGATCGAGCTCCCCCACGACGAGCGGACGCACCTCGGCGGGGACCTCCACATCAACATCCTCGGGGCCGACGACTGCGACCCGGAGGTCTGCGGCAACTACTTCGGCTGCGGCTGGTGGATGGACTCCTCGTCGGACCGCACCACCGACGGCTCCACCCAGATCGACTCGATGGGCATCTTCGACAACGGGGAGTCGGTGCTCGTCAACGCCAACGACTGCCGGTGGCCCCTCTCCGAGCGCGCCTGCCACGTCGTGAACGACCGGTACGGCGACATCGACATGCTGCTCATGCAGTACTCGGCGGCCAACTTCTACCCGCAGTGCATGGACGATTACACCGCGGCGGAGAAGCGCGAGGCCCGCGAGGAGGTCATCCAGGAGATGTACCGGGACGCCGAGGGGTTCATCAACACCCTCGAACCCCGGTACGTCATGCCGTTCGCGGGCGACTACACGCTCTCGGGGGCGCTGACGGACCGGAACGAGTACGTCGCCTCGCCCAGCCGCAAGGAGGCGTTCGAGCACTTCGCCACGAGCGACACCGTCGAACCCGACCACTCCGAGCCCGTGCTCGTCAACAGCGGCGAGTGGTTCGACGTCGAGACCGGCGAACAGTCGGCGCCGTACACCCCGGTCGACCCGACCCGGAAGCTCCAGTACATCCAGAACGAGCTCTCGGAGGTCACCTTCCCGCACGAGGAGGACGAGATGCCGACCGTCGAGGACTTCGAGGAGCTGCTCGACGAGGCCTACGAGCACTTCGACGAGAAGCGCCGCGGCATCGAGTGGGAGAGCGAGACGACCGTCCTGCTCGAACTGGTCGACGACACGGTCGCGGCCCTCTCGATGGAGGGCGACGGCTGGGAGCTCATCTCGGAGTTCGAGTCGCGGCGCATCGAGGAGGGGTACGTCCGCATGAACATGGACCCGCGCCTGCTCCACCGAATCCTCCGCGGGCCGAAGTACGCCCACTTCAACAACGCGCAGATCGGCTCGCACATCGGCTTCGAGAAGGAGCCGGACATCTACGAGCGCCCGCTGTACTACTCGATGAGCTTCCTCCACGCGTGA
- a CDS encoding metal-dependent hydrolase, giving the protein MWPWEHLAVGYLLYSLLAHLAGRTPRTLPVLALVLATQMPDLIDKPLAWGFGVLPSGRSMAHSFLFAAPAILGVSAAGLLARAPRVGPAFALGYLSHLGGDVLYPFVVKGELRFGFLLWPLIPAADEGPPEGLPHLQELVMDFVVFLLTPRGTAYLLFDGSLVLLAFLVWVWDGMPGVRPLFDAVRPGATPERE; this is encoded by the coding sequence ATGTGGCCGTGGGAACATCTCGCCGTGGGGTACCTGCTGTACTCCCTGCTGGCGCACCTCGCCGGACGGACGCCGCGGACCCTTCCCGTGCTGGCGCTCGTGCTCGCGACGCAGATGCCCGACCTCATCGACAAGCCCCTCGCATGGGGGTTCGGCGTCCTCCCCTCGGGCCGGTCGATGGCCCACTCGTTCCTGTTCGCGGCGCCCGCCATCCTCGGCGTGAGTGCCGCCGGGCTGCTCGCCAGGGCGCCGCGGGTCGGGCCGGCGTTCGCGCTCGGCTACCTCTCGCACCTCGGTGGCGACGTGCTCTACCCGTTCGTCGTCAAGGGCGAACTCAGGTTCGGCTTCCTCCTCTGGCCGCTGATCCCGGCCGCGGACGAGGGGCCGCCGGAGGGGCTCCCGCACCTCCAGGAGCTGGTGATGGACTTCGTCGTGTTCCTGCTCACGCCACGCGGGACGGCGTACCTCCTGTTCGACGGGTCGCTGGTCCTCCTCGCGTTCCTCGTGTGGGTCTGGGACGGGATGCCCGGCGTCCGACCGCTCTTCGACGCCGTCCGTCCGGGGGCCACGCCCGAGCGCGAGTGA
- a CDS encoding DUF1616 domain-containing protein translates to MTTLEGRARAEGRTIPLDVPLVVLYTVAIVTLVLSRPGGIVGELRALLVLPLLLFLPGYSLLAVLYPGRWRATGTTSERATALNREGISWGERAAISFAASLALIPLLAVLLSIARVPLDPVPITLCLAAVTVLGSVVGVLRRLQLPPGERLQLPVRRTGESLYDAIVAAPTRRGALLNAVLLVAVVAALTGLAYGLVAPPEGGGHTEAALLTEDGEDLVAANYTTEFAQGESAPLVLTVENEEDVERTYTAVVALERVRGSGDNFSVVERQELNRFSMTAPPGTTARHPHTVTPSMRGEDLRLSYYVYTGDAPADSSDAVPEQHLYLWIDVGQGNATESAALQSPRAPGDA, encoded by the coding sequence ATGACGACGCTGGAAGGGCGCGCGCGGGCCGAGGGACGGACGATACCGCTCGACGTGCCGCTCGTCGTCCTCTACACCGTGGCGATCGTGACGCTCGTGCTCTCGAGGCCGGGCGGCATCGTCGGCGAGCTCCGCGCCCTGCTCGTGCTCCCGCTGCTCCTGTTCCTCCCGGGGTACTCGCTCCTGGCCGTGCTGTACCCGGGTCGCTGGCGAGCCACCGGAACCACGAGCGAACGCGCCACGGCCCTGAACCGCGAGGGGATCTCCTGGGGCGAACGCGCGGCGATCTCGTTCGCCGCGAGCCTCGCGCTCATCCCGCTGCTGGCCGTCCTGCTCTCGATCGCCCGCGTTCCGCTCGACCCCGTGCCCATCACCCTCTGTCTCGCGGCCGTCACGGTGCTCGGAAGCGTCGTCGGCGTGCTCAGGCGGCTCCAGTTACCCCCCGGAGAGCGGCTCCAGCTCCCGGTCCGGCGGACGGGGGAGTCACTCTACGATGCGATCGTCGCGGCCCCGACCCGCCGCGGCGCCCTGCTGAACGCGGTCCTCCTCGTCGCGGTGGTCGCGGCGCTGACCGGGCTGGCGTACGGGCTCGTCGCGCCGCCGGAGGGCGGAGGGCACACCGAGGCGGCGCTCCTGACCGAGGACGGGGAGGACCTCGTCGCGGCCAACTACACCACCGAGTTCGCCCAGGGCGAGTCGGCCCCGCTGGTCCTCACCGTCGAGAACGAGGAGGACGTCGAGCGAACGTACACCGCCGTGGTCGCGCTCGAGCGGGTTCGCGGCTCCGGCGACAACTTCTCCGTCGTCGAGCGGCAGGAGCTCAACCGGTTCTCGATGACGGCGCCGCCCGGGACGACCGCCCGCCACCCGCACACCGTCACGCCGTCGATGCGGGGCGAAGACCTCCGGCTCAGCTACTACGTCTACACCGGCGACGCGCCGGCCGACTCGTCCGACGCCGTCCCCGAACAGCACCTCTACCTCTGGATCGACGTCGGCCAGGGGAACGCCACCGAATCGGCTGCCCTCCAGTCGCCGCGGGCTCCCGGGGACGCCTGA